The following nucleotide sequence is from Oncorhynchus kisutch isolate 150728-3 linkage group LG29, Okis_V2, whole genome shotgun sequence.
ttatagcgtgatcacacagtcgtccggactagctggtgctctcatgcatggttcagtgttgcttgcctcgtagcaagcatagaaggcatttagctcatctcataggctcgcgtcactggggcagctcacgtctgggcttccctttgtaatcggtgatagtttgcaagccgtGCCTCATCCGATAAGTGTCAGAGCCAGCTAGCAGGCTACTGTAATTATTAACATGGTTAGACTGTAACCAACTAGGAAAGGTCACGTCTCATTAGACTGGTTTCAACTGGTTTCTCCAGTTGATTTGGTTGATTGGCTAAGCAGAGCCTTAATGCTTTTCTGTTATAGCCTAGTCTGAAAAGACGGCGTAGTCAGTGGCCATTGAAAGACACAGAGAAAAGATGTCTGAATGACTTGTTGATCAGGGGGAAAAAAGCCTTCTTGTTTTGGGTTTGAAAAGTCAAGAACCACATCTACACCTGTTGTGGTTGAGACGAGAGTTAAGTTTCTTTCTGATTGACATAAATAACATTATATTTCCCCGTAGAGCTGTCTACTGGCCTATAACAGAGCAGAGAATTGTCACATTTCTCCTTTTTTCTGTTGTATACTTcctctctttttttatttttatgattgCGTCAAATCAGAAGTGAATCACTGTGGATAAAGAGAGTCTGGTGTTCTGTGGAATGTAGTCCGTAATTTGTCATGGTTATCTCCTGGTCCGACTGTGTCTGTAATTTGTCATGGTTATCTCCTGGTCCGACTGTGTCTGTAATTTGTCATGGTTATCTCCTGGTCCGACTGTGTCTGTAATTTGTCATGGTTATCTCCCGGTCCGACCGTGTCTGTAATTTGTCATGGTTATCTCCTGGCCCGACCGTGTCCGTAATTTGTCATGGTTATCTCCCGGTCCGACTGTGTCTGTAATTTGTCATGGTTATCTCCCGGTCCGACTGTGTCTGTAATTTGTCATGGTTATCTCCTGGTCCGACTGTGTCTGTAATTTGTCATGGTTATCTCCTGGCCCGACCGTGTCCGTAATTTGTCATGGTTATCTCCCGGTCCGACTGTGTCTGTAATTTGTCATGGTTATCTCCCGGTCCGACTGTGTCTGTAATTTGTCATGGTTATCTCCTGGTCCGACTGTGTCTGTAATTTGTCATGGTTATCTCCTGGTCTGACTGTGTCTGTAATTTGTCATGGTTATCTCCCGGTCCGACTGTGTCTGTAATTTGTCATGGTTATCTCCTGGCCCGACCGTGTCCGTAATTTGTCATGGTTATCTCCCGGTCCGACTGTGTCTGTAATTTGTCATGGTTATCTCCTGGCCCGACTGTGTCTGTAATTTGTCATGGTTATCTCCTGGTCCGACTGTGTCTGTAATTTGTCATGGTTATCTCCTGGTCCGACTGTGTCTGTAATTTGTCATGGTTATCTCCCGGTCCGACCGTGTCTGTAATTTGTCATGGTTATCTCCTGGCCCGACCGTGTCCGTAATTTGTCATGGTTATCTCCCGGTCCGACTGTGTCTGTAATTTGTCATGGTTATCTCCTGGTCCGACTGTGTCTGTAATTTGTCATGGTTATCTCCTGGCCCGACCGTGTCCGTAATTTGTCATGGTTATCTCCCGGTCCGACTGTGTCTGTAATTTGTCATGGTTATCTCCTGGTCTGACTGTGTGTTGTTTTCCCCCCGTGGCTATTATCCATTACCTTGTGTGTTTTAACTGATTGTGTTTTTATTATCTGGGGTAAACACACACGGCACTCCAGCTAAAAACAACGATTTTGCTTCAGTCACAAAATCTCTGCTCCATGATCCCCCTCCCTCAccttcatgttgttgtttatttgtttgtctCTTCTCCCTCTATACTGAGCTCTTCTCCATGATGATGTTAATATAGTTTGTCTCTTCTCCCTCTATACTGAGCTCTTCTCCATGATGATGTTAATATAGTTTGTCTCTTCTCCCTCTATACTGAGCTCTTCTCCATGATGATGTTAATATAGTTTGTCTCTTCTCCCTCTATACTGAGCTCTTCTCCATGATGATGTTAATATAGTTTGTCTCTTCTCCCTCTATACTGAGCTCTTCTCCATGATGATGTTAATATAGTTTGTCTCTTCTCCCTCTATACTGAGCTCTTCTCCATGTTGATGTTAATATAGtttttctcttctccctctataCTGAGCTCTTCTCCATGTTGATGTTAATATAGTTTGTCTCTTCTCCCTCTATACTGAGCTCTTCTCCATGTTGATGTTAATATAGtttgtctcttctcttctctgtctctctctctctctgtctctctctctctctctgtctctctctctctatctctctctctctctgtctctccctctgtctctgtctctctctctctctgtctctctctctgtctctgtctctctctctctctgtctctctctctctctgtctctctctctctctgtctctctctctctctctgtctctctctctgtctttctctctgtctctctctctctctgtctctctctgtgtctctctctctgtctctctctgtgtctctctctgtgtctctctctctgtctctctctctatctctctctttaccttgtTCTTTTTCATGTTTATTATAGGAGGTGCAGAAGGCGgcgtctctcttctccctctacaCTGAGCTCTTCTCCATGATCCCCTCTCTGGCCGTCACCCTCATCCTCGTCGCCTATAGCGACCAGCGCGGACGCAAGATCACCATCATCCTGCCTCTGATTGGCTCTCTGTTCTACGCCCTGTCTTTCCTGGCCGTCTCCTTCTTCGAGCTCGACCTCTACCTCCTCATCGTCTCGTCGTTCGTCAGCGCCCTGTTCGGGGGCTCGGGGACGTTACTGGGTGGCTGTTTCTCCTACATCGCTGACCTGTGTGAGGACGGACAGCAGAAGACCCTGCGTATGGCCGGGATAGACATGGTGATCGGCCTGCTGTCTGGAGTGGCCTCTCTCTCTACGGGATACTTCCTCCAAGCAGCAGGCTTCAACTGGCCCTTCTTCACctctgctctgttccagtgtttcAACCTGCTCTACGCCGTCTTCATCCTGGAGGAGACGCTCCAACGACCTCCAGATGACCCCCTGGACGGATCTCCGCGCCGCACCGCCATGCATCAGCTGGCCTGCGGGGTCTACCAGCTGTTTGCAGGGGCCAGCAGGAGGCGTAACGTCCTCCTGgtgctcctccttctcctcttctcctccttctccttcaccAACATGGGCGGGCTCTCCATGATCACGCTGTACGAGCTCAACCAGCCGCTGTGCTGGACCGAGATCCTGATTGGCTACGGCTCGGCGCTGTCCACCACGGTGTTCCTGACCAGCTTCGTGGGCGTGACGGTGTTCTCTCGCTGCGGCGTGCCCAACCTCGTCATCATTCTCATAGGGATACTGAGTGTCATGGCGGGTATGACCCTGGTGGCCTTCGCCAAGACCACGCTCATGATGTTCCTGGGTAAGGAATAAGGATGATTTTCAATGGTAACATGGTCCTGTGAAAAGAGAACTCTACACTATGTgagccagggttggggtcaattccatttaaattcagttaattcaggaagtaaactgaaattcctaTTCTGAGTTTTTGTCAATATAATTCAATGGAAATAtgaaattgaaatggaattgaccccaaccctgatgtgAGCCAAGTGTTGGTTAACTTATGCCTTGGGCCTGGAGTTATTCCTGAGCTGGAACACCTCTGGTCTgttagtctggtctggtgtttaGGAACACCTCTGGGTCCCAgttagtctggtctggtgtttaGGAACAACATTTAGTCTGATCTGGTGTTTAGGAACACCTCTGGGTCCCAGTTAGTCTAGTCTGGTGTTTAGGAACAACTTTGGGTCCCAGTTAGTCTGATCTGGTGTTTAAGAAAACCTCTGGGCCCCAGTTAGTCTGATCTGGTGTTTAGGAACACCTCTGGGCCCCAGTTAGTCTGATCTGGTGTTTAGGAAAACCTCTGGGCCCCAGTTAGTCTGATCTGGTGTTTAGGAACACCTCTGGGCCCCAgttagtctggtctggtggtcaggtACACCTCTGGGCCCCAgttagtctggtctggtgtttaGGAACACCTCTGGGCCCCAGTTAGTCTGATCTGGTGTTTAGGAAAACCTCTGGGCCCCAGTTAGTCTGATCTGGTGTTTAGGAACACCTCTGGGCCCCAgttagtctggtctggtggtcaggtACACCTCTGGGCCCCAgttagtctggtctggtgtttaGGAACACCTCTGGGCCCCAGTTAGTCTGATCTGGTGTTTAGGAACAA
It contains:
- the LOC109882377 gene encoding solute carrier family 46 member 3; translation: MKGLFLVEPLVAFYSFASFLIYPLVQQYVYRRLWQEMTNTTYPVSDNTSRCDPSNTSSHHEEVQKAASLFSLYTELFSMIPSLAVTLILVAYSDQRGRKITIILPLIGSLFYALSFLAVSFFELDLYLLIVSSFVSALFGGSGTLLGGCFSYIADLCEDGQQKTLRMAGIDMVIGLLSGVASLSTGYFLQAAGFNWPFFTSALFQCFNLLYAVFILEETLQRPPDDPLDGSPRRTAMHQLACGVYQLFAGASRRRNVLLVLLLLLFSSFSFTNMGGLSMITLYELNQPLCWTEILIGYGSALSTTVFLTSFVGVTVFSRCGVPNLVIILIGILSVMAGMTLVAFAKTTLMMFLVRLPMLLAIMPFPVLRSMMSKIVSKNEQGALFACLACLDSVSISVAIAVFSSLYAATVTWYPGFCFLLSAGLCVIPLAMLAGVGLLGVEEGKEAKETEALIPGEERSRWGENDNPPLT